The Bacteroidota bacterium DNA window AGGTTTCGATCACTTCAGAATAAACTCCAAAGGAGGTGACACAGGATGGGACAAAATTTTTATAACCTGCCTGGTTCATCAGGGAGAATTGCCGGGCTACAACGGCTCTGGTGGTTTCAAATGGGATCAGCGCTGAATGATAGGCAATTCCGGTACAGGTTGTCTGATGGGAATCGTCATAAACATCTTTATGAAGATAATCTCTTAAAATCTTGAGAAATGCGATTTCAGAACCAGGAAAGAAATTTTGCCTGATACAGCTACGTGCAAAATAATAATGGTCATCTGCAATATCCTTTTGATATTCATCCCAAAGCCGCTGTTTCCCTTCTATCTTCATACCTTATCCAATTTTTAGAATGGCCTCACCATTACAATATTTTTCAATATCTTCAAATCGCTTAGTAGCACCGGTGACTTCGAAAATCCTGTTTAGTTCTTTCAAGTCCTCATCGCTTATTTTTCGCAATGTACCTTTTCCGTCACCCTTGTAATTTGCACCAAGCTTTTTTAAAATGCTGTCGGCATTATCTTTATACCATTGCCAAACAGGACCTTGCTCCGGATGTCCCTCCAGGTCGATTTCATCCAAAAAAACACAATACCCATATTTGATCATGTTTTCACCGACAATTCGTTTGACTTCAAGCTGTTGTCTTCCTTTTTCCGATTTAGTAAAACATCCAAGCTCCTGGGATAGGTTACGTAAGGATTGGACTATATAGCCCGGTGTATTATTCCGTGGGCAACGGGTTTTACAACTCAGGCATTCTCCACAATACCATATGGTGTCTGATTCCAGCAAGGCCAAAATATCAGCCTCATTGCCACGTTGAACCGTTTCAACAATAATCCTGGGGTCGTAAGGGTAAAAGTGGGCAGCAGGGCAGATTGCTGTACAGGTGCCACAGCTGATGCACGCATTCAGACCCTCTTGAAATCTGACATCTTTCTTTAATAATTCAACCAGGCTCATGGTCAATTATTCATGATGGCTACAGGCTTCCTTGTCGCTTTTTAATTCATCAGCCAGAAACATCTCCGCGGCTTTACGGGTTTCGGGCTGGGAGGTAATATAGATTCTTTTTCCGGCATCGGTAAGGTCATCTAATAACCTGCGCCCCATCCCTCCCGCTATCACAACTTCACAGTCGTTCAATGCACTCCGTATTCTTCCATGCGAATGTTGGGCATGATCCTCATGTTCAGCGCCATGATGCTGATGTTCCTGATGTTGTCCCATGGCATGCCCGGTAAAGGTATTGGGTCGATACTCCTGATTAATGATCTGGCCGTTGGCGATTTCAAAAATTGTAAATCCCAGGGTTCTCCCGAAATGTTGAGATAAATAGGTTCCTTCGTCACTGGGGATTGCGATTTTCATCTTTTATTCCTTTCTTTTTTAAATATAATTGATGATGATAACTGTTTTCCCTGACCATCTTTTTTCCGCATTGGGGACATGTACTTTCCCTGCATGGGATGCCCTGTTGATGAGGGATCTTTGTATTGCAGTGCAGGCAAATGCAAAACCCCGGATGTTCTTCGTGTTTCTGATGATCCATTTTAAATAGCTTATCTGTTAATGGTCTGATTTTGTCCGATTCGCAATACGAGCATGATAAGATCTCTTTTTCACTGATCAGTAGTTTATAACATGCTTCACAACGGTACCAGAACTCGTCGGTATGATAATCGCCTCCTTCGATAAAAATGGCTTTCCCCTCAACAAATGCCGCAGCAATGGTCCGGCGGGCTTTTTCGTAAATACGCGTAAGGGTAGGTCTTGAAACAGCCATCTCCCGGGCTGCCTCCAACTGGGTCATGCCTATATAATCCAATAAACGGATGGCTTCATATTCTTCAAAAAAAAGAATAACCGGCTCCAGATCAGTAATTGGAATACCAAAGGGTTTGAATCCCTCCATCATGGGAGGATGGGTTACATTACGTTTTCTTTTTGGTCGTGGCATAGTGTGACAAAATTACTAATAATTATGAACATAAGTTCAAAATAATAACTAATTTTGAAGATTATTTCAGAAAATTTAAAAGGAAACTGATTTTCATAGAAAATTGTAAAGATAACTAAAAGCTCAAAATAATGCCAAAACTTGATGGGACAGGTCCAGAAGGAGAAGGTTCTCGTTCCGGACGTAAATTAGGAAAATGTAGTAATGCTACAGAGAAAGAAAAATTAAAAAAACTTGGGAAAGGAATGGGTAAAAAACGTCTTTCCGGAGGAGGGGAGGGCAAAGGAAAACGCTTAAAAAGCGGTTTAAAATAGTATTAACCAATAAAAAGGAGGCCATTATGCCAGGATTTAATCAAACAGGCCCAAATGGACAAGGTCCAATGACAGGGCGCAGAATGGGGCGTTGCACCGATTTTGGTGCAAACCTAAAAAGTCAAACTGATACTGATAACGAAAACCCAGACAAAAGCACTTCTGAAAATTTGCCCGGAAGAGGATTAAGTTATGGCAGGGGAAGAGGTTTTGGTTTTGGACGTGGCAGAGGTGGAATTGGCCGCGGTATGGGTCGACAAAACCGTTTCAGAGGGGGCAATTAATTAATTTAATCACGGAGGATTCTTTTCTCCGTGGTATTTATTTATGAAACTCAAATTTTAAGAACGTAGTGAATTAAAATTTGTTAGTTGAACAATTCCGCCAAAGGCGGAGGGAATAATTCCCCGTCCCTCTGGGACGGAACATGGGTCCAAGGCTTGCCCTAGGGTACATACCCGTGATTTTTTTAATAATTAACAAACAAAATTATGAGTAAGGTACGTGACTTATTAAAAACGTCTGGATATTCGGATAGGGCTATTGAATATTATGAAAATCATTTAAATGTCGGGAGTAGCGAAAACCCGGATGCCCATTCCATATTTACAGGCCTTTGCGGCGATACGATGGAACTATTTCTGAAGATTACATCGAATGTCATTACAGACGCAAAATTCCAAGCTATAGGATGTGCAGGCTCTTTCACATCAGGTTCAGCTCTTACTAAGATGATAAATGGTAAAACGCTGAAGGATTGTGAGAAGTTGAACGAGAACGATATACTAAATCATCTGGGCGCGATGCCGCAGCAGAAAGTCCATTGTGCACGGTTAGTTATAATGACTTAAAAAACGATTGAACAATATGAGAAAAAGGAGTAACTATTGAATAAACTGGAAAATAAGAGGAGGTAGATGAAATGAAAGTATGTGTTTGTCCAAAGTGCGGATTTGAACAGGAACATCAACTCGGCAAACCCTGTATTAGTGAGATTTGCCCGCAATGAAAAACCATTTTGTGCATAAAAGGTAGTCCACATAGTAGAAAATTTAAGAATAAATAAAATGAAAGTAGCTATTACAAGTACAGGAAATAGCTTAGAAAGCAATCTTGACCAGCGTTTTGGTCGTTGTGCATTTTTTGTTATTTACGATACGGAAACAAAAGGGATGGAATATATACCCAATCCGAACAAAGAGGCGCAGGACGGAGCTGGCCCTGCTTCAGCACAGTTGGTGGCATCATGTAATATAAAAAAAATAATTTCAGGTGAATTTGGGATTAAAATAAAATCCTTGCTCGACAGCCGGAAAATACAGATGATTATTTTTAAAGAACCAGAGAGGAAAATTAAAGAAATTATAGAAATGCTAAATCATTAAAAAAAAGGAATATGCCAAAACTTGATGGTAAAGGTCCCGAAGGAGAAGGTTCTCATTTCGGACGTAAATTAGGGAAATGTAGTAAAACTACAAATGATGAAAAAATAAAAAATCTCGGTAAAGGAATGGGTAAAAAACGTCATTTCGGTGGAGGAAAAGGAGGTAAAGGAAAACGCTTAAAAAGCGGTTTAAAATAGTATTAACTAATAAATAAGGAGGTCATTATGCCAAGATTTGATCAAACTGGCCCAATGGGACAATGTCCTATGACAGGCCACAGAATGGGGCGGTGTAATGCTTTTGGTGCAAACCAGAAAAATCAAAATTCGGCACAATCTGAAAATCCTGACCAGAATCTGCCTGAAAATTTTGCAGGTCGTGGTTTTGGCATTGACTGGGGCAGGTGTGGAAGAGGTCGCGGTATGGGACGACAAAACCGTTTCAGAGGCAGCAATTAATTTAAACATGGAGTATAATATCCTCCGTCTTATATGTTATTTAAATAATTAATCCCTAAAATTATGAGTGAGGTATGGAATTTATTAAAAACCTCTGGATATTCGGATAGGGCTATAGAATATTATGAAAATCATTTAAATGTCGGGAGTATCGAAAACCCGGATGCCCATTCCATATTTACAGGCCCCTGCGGAGATACGATGGAAATATTTTTGAAAATATCGGATATCATAACCGATGCAAAATTCCAAGCTATAGGTTGTGCAGGCTCTTTCGCATCAGGTTCTGCTCTTACTGAAATGATAAAAGGTAAAACGTTGATGGATTGTGAGAGGTTGGACGAGTACGATATACTAAACCATTTGGGCGCGATACCGCTGCAGAAAGTCCATTGTGCACGGTTAGCCATATTGACTTTAAAAAAGGCGATTGAACAATACAAAAAAAAAGAGTAACTATTGGGAAATGCTATGGCTGTTAGAGATTGTTGCATGGGGTGTTGCATACGTTTCGGAGGGGGGCAATTAATTAGTTAAAAACATGAAGAATTATTTTTTCGGTAGTATTTATTAAAAAAAAATAAAATGAAAAAAATCATTGCAATTCCGTTAGAAAACGGACAGTTATGTTCACATTTCGGGCATTGCGAACAGTTTGCCATTCTTGAAACAGAAAATGGCAACGTAGTTTCTGAAAATTTAATTACCCCGCCTCCACACGAACCGGGCTTACTGCCTGCATGGTTAGCTCAAAAAGGCGTTACCGATGTTATTGCCGGCGGTATGGGGCAAAGAGCCATTGTTCTTTTTAATGAACAAAAAATTAATGTGT harbors:
- a CDS encoding NifB/NifX family molybdenum-iron cluster-binding protein; translation: MKKIIAIPLENGQLCSHFGHCEQFAILETENGNVVSENLITPPPHEPGLLPAWLAQKGVTDVIAGGMGQRAIVLFNEQKINVFVGAPVKSPKALVADFPSNKLEVGANYCDH
- a CDS encoding iron-sulfur cluster assembly scaffold protein produces the protein MSEVWNLLKTSGYSDRAIEYYENHLNVGSIENPDAHSIFTGPCGDTMEIFLKISDIITDAKFQAIGCAGSFASGSALTEMIKGKTLMDCERLDEYDILNHLGAIPLQKVHCARLAILTLKKAIEQYKKKE
- a CDS encoding DUF5320 domain-containing protein, which encodes MPRFDQTGPMGQCPMTGHRMGRCNAFGANQKNQNSAQSENPDQNLPENFAGRGFGIDWGRCGRGRGMGRQNRFRGSN
- a CDS encoding DUF5320 domain-containing protein, coding for MPKLDGTGPEGEGSRSGRKLGKCSNATEKEKLKKLGKGMGKKRLSGGGEGKGKRLKSGLK
- a CDS encoding DUF5320 domain-containing protein, whose amino-acid sequence is MPGFNQTGPNGQGPMTGRRMGRCTDFGANLKSQTDTDNENPDKSTSENLPGRGLSYGRGRGFGFGRGRGGIGRGMGRQNRFRGGN
- a CDS encoding iron-molybdenum cofactor biosynthesis protein — translated: MKIAIPSDEGTYLSQHFGRTLGFTIFEIANGQIINQEYRPNTFTGHAMGQHQEHQHHGAEHEDHAQHSHGRIRSALNDCEVVIAGGMGRRLLDDLTDAGKRIYITSQPETRKAAEMFLADELKSDKEACSHHE
- a CDS encoding iron-sulfur cluster assembly scaffold protein codes for the protein MSKVRDLLKTSGYSDRAIEYYENHLNVGSSENPDAHSIFTGLCGDTMELFLKITSNVITDAKFQAIGCAGSFTSGSALTKMINGKTLKDCEKLNENDILNHLGAMPQQKVHCARLVIMT
- a CDS encoding DUF134 domain-containing protein, translating into MPRPKRKRNVTHPPMMEGFKPFGIPITDLEPVILFFEEYEAIRLLDYIGMTQLEAAREMAVSRPTLTRIYEKARRTIAAAFVEGKAIFIEGGDYHTDEFWYRCEACYKLLISEKEILSCSYCESDKIRPLTDKLFKMDHQKHEEHPGFCICLHCNTKIPHQQGIPCRESTCPQCGKKMVRENSYHHQLYLKKKGIKDENRNPQ
- a CDS encoding dinitrogenase iron-molybdenum cofactor biosynthesis protein, giving the protein MKVAITSTGNSLESNLDQRFGRCAFFVIYDTETKGMEYIPNPNKEAQDGAGPASAQLVASCNIKKIISGEFGIKIKSLLDSRKIQMIIFKEPERKIKEIIEMLNH
- a CDS encoding 4Fe-4S dicluster domain-containing protein, which encodes MSLVELLKKDVRFQEGLNACISCGTCTAICPAAHFYPYDPRIIVETVQRGNEADILALLESDTIWYCGECLSCKTRCPRNNTPGYIVQSLRNLSQELGCFTKSEKGRQQLEVKRIVGENMIKYGYCVFLDEIDLEGHPEQGPVWQWYKDNADSILKKLGANYKGDGKGTLRKISDEDLKELNRIFEVTGATKRFEDIEKYCNGEAILKIG
- a CDS encoding DUF5320 family protein; the encoded protein is MPKLDGKGPEGEGSHFGRKLGKCSKTTNDEKIKNLGKGMGKKRHFGGGKGGKGKRLKSGLK